The Actinomadura sp. WMMB 499 genome includes a window with the following:
- a CDS encoding LCP family protein yields the protein MGGWASRRARRPDVDGSPGGAGGLSRALALTLASALVWGVAHIVTGRRRIGGLLLALYTVLAAALAAAATIYRGDLLNLVVRPDVLQQITGGLVVLGVLWVAIVVRSYQLLRPDGLRLSARSLGAAAVALMCFGVAVPTAWAVRGTYVYRDALTSIFQTGGSNGKNIDADDPWNGEERVNILLLGGDAADNRPGVRTDSMTLASVDTSTGDTVLLSLPRNLESFPMPPGPARDRFPYGFTGDGGLNPGLLNEVYQYAEDHPDVVPGVPKGERGPTLLKATISGILGLPVDYYILVDMFGFADIVDAMGGVKINILQPIPYGQRGDVLQPGYRTLTGKEALWYGRSRTNSSDYVRMGRQKCLMAAIAEQADPRTVLTKFDALASAAKQTLATDLPQELLPALIELSGEVKDDARIDSLQFVPPLIHTGNPDFDKIRKLTDEAIGAAEETTAPRGPAPQATPSRTPSGAATIEPPVQAQGAPSPATTPSSEAPQTEPVDLEASCP from the coding sequence ATGGGTGGATGGGCGAGTCGTCGCGCCCGGCGGCCGGACGTCGACGGATCCCCCGGAGGGGCGGGCGGGCTCTCCCGCGCGCTCGCACTGACGCTCGCCTCCGCCCTGGTCTGGGGCGTCGCCCACATCGTCACCGGGCGCCGCCGGATCGGCGGCCTGCTGCTCGCCCTGTACACGGTGCTCGCCGCCGCGCTCGCGGCGGCCGCCACGATCTACCGCGGCGACCTGCTGAACCTGGTCGTCCGCCCGGACGTCCTGCAGCAGATCACCGGCGGCCTCGTCGTGCTCGGCGTGCTGTGGGTCGCGATCGTCGTGCGCTCCTACCAGCTGCTCCGCCCGGACGGGCTGCGGCTGAGCGCGCGGTCCCTCGGCGCCGCCGCCGTCGCGCTGATGTGCTTCGGCGTCGCGGTCCCGACGGCGTGGGCCGTGCGCGGCACCTACGTCTACCGGGACGCGCTGACGAGCATCTTCCAGACGGGCGGATCGAACGGCAAGAACATCGACGCCGACGATCCGTGGAACGGGGAGGAGCGCGTCAACATCCTGCTGCTCGGCGGCGACGCCGCCGACAACCGTCCCGGGGTACGCACCGACAGCATGACGCTCGCCAGCGTCGACACCTCCACCGGCGACACCGTCCTGCTGAGCCTGCCCCGCAACCTGGAGAGCTTCCCGATGCCGCCGGGGCCGGCGCGGGACCGGTTCCCGTACGGGTTCACCGGCGACGGCGGGCTGAACCCGGGCCTGCTGAACGAGGTCTACCAGTACGCCGAGGACCATCCCGACGTGGTTCCGGGCGTCCCCAAAGGCGAGCGGGGCCCGACGCTGCTTAAGGCGACCATCTCCGGGATCCTCGGCCTGCCCGTCGACTACTACATCCTGGTCGACATGTTCGGCTTCGCCGACATCGTCGACGCCATGGGCGGCGTGAAGATCAACATCCTGCAGCCGATCCCGTACGGGCAGCGGGGCGATGTCCTCCAGCCGGGGTACCGGACCCTGACCGGCAAAGAAGCGCTCTGGTACGGGCGCTCGCGCACCAACAGCAGCGACTACGTCCGGATGGGCCGGCAGAAGTGCCTGATGGCCGCGATCGCCGAGCAGGCCGATCCGCGCACCGTCCTCACCAAGTTCGACGCGCTGGCCTCGGCCGCCAAGCAGACGCTCGCCACCGACCTCCCGCAGGAGCTGCTGCCCGCGCTGATCGAGCTCTCCGGTGAGGTCAAGGACGACGCCAGGATCGACAGCCTGCAGTTCGTCCCGCCGCTCATCCATACCGGGAACCCCGACTTCGACAAGATCCGCAAGCTCACCGACGAGGCGATCGGCGCCGCGGAGGAGACCACCGCCCCACGCGGCCCGGCACCGCAGGCGACCCCGTCGCGGACGCCGTCCGGTGCCGCGACCATCGAGCCGCCGGTGCAGGCGCAGGGCGCGCCGAGCCCCGCGACGACGCCGTCGTCCGAGGCTCCGCAGACCGAGCCGGTGGATCTGGAGGCGAGCTGCCCCTGA
- a CDS encoding LCP family protein, with the protein MRPGWLAAAMGCSVVLALLWALLIVHSYLVLLPDGLAPLWRLAGGTTVSVLCLLVVVPPLTVAHYGHLQREFVDGVFVDGPATPAAPAGGAHGPAPAAGGGPWAGVPRLNVLLLGGDADVGRPGVRTDSMTLASVDTATGDTVLLSLPRNLQHVPVWSGGERVPYPADGLLNSVYEEGTAHPGLLAPDGRTVRDPGAELLKRTVSHILGMPVPYYVMVDMRSFRQIVDAVGGVRVCVDKAIPVPRSQIPAGVLPPGCRTLTGREALWYGRSRTGSSDYVRMGRQKCLLWALARQASPLTVLRSFERLTEVFTESVGTDVPRRLLPALVDLAAGIRDAEVRSLQFVPPLIDPARPDYAAIRAMAARAVREPAAGTGGSPGGAAGTARPLPVLADGCG; encoded by the coding sequence GTGCGTCCGGGCTGGCTCGCGGCGGCCATGGGCTGCTCGGTGGTACTGGCGCTGCTGTGGGCACTGCTGATCGTCCATTCCTACCTCGTGCTCCTGCCGGACGGGCTCGCTCCGCTGTGGCGCCTGGCGGGCGGCACGACCGTGTCGGTGCTGTGCCTGCTGGTGGTCGTCCCGCCGCTGACGGTGGCGCACTACGGGCATCTGCAGCGGGAGTTCGTGGACGGCGTCTTCGTCGACGGGCCCGCGACGCCCGCCGCCCCGGCCGGCGGCGCCCACGGCCCTGCGCCCGCGGCGGGCGGCGGCCCGTGGGCGGGCGTGCCGCGCCTCAACGTCCTGCTGCTCGGCGGCGACGCCGACGTCGGACGTCCGGGAGTGCGCACCGACAGCATGACCCTCGCCAGCGTCGACACCGCGACCGGCGACACCGTCCTGCTGAGCCTGCCCCGCAACCTGCAGCACGTCCCCGTGTGGTCGGGCGGTGAACGCGTCCCGTACCCCGCGGACGGGCTGCTGAACTCCGTCTACGAGGAGGGCACCGCCCACCCGGGCCTGCTCGCGCCGGACGGGCGCACCGTCCGCGATCCGGGCGCGGAACTGCTGAAGCGGACGGTCTCCCATATCCTCGGCATGCCGGTCCCCTACTACGTCATGGTCGACATGCGAAGCTTCCGGCAGATCGTCGACGCGGTGGGCGGTGTCCGCGTCTGCGTGGACAAGGCGATCCCGGTGCCGCGGTCGCAGATCCCGGCGGGCGTGCTGCCGCCCGGCTGCCGCACGCTGACCGGGCGGGAGGCGCTCTGGTACGGGCGGTCGCGTACCGGCAGCAGCGACTACGTGCGGATGGGGCGGCAGAAGTGCCTGCTGTGGGCGCTGGCGCGGCAGGCGAGCCCGCTGACCGTGCTGCGCAGCTTCGAGCGGCTCACCGAGGTGTTCACCGAGTCGGTCGGCACCGACGTTCCCCGGCGGCTGCTGCCGGCCCTCGTCGATCTTGCGGCCGGGATCCGGGACGCCGAGGTCCGCAGCCTGCAGTTCGTCCCGCCGCTGATCGATCCGGCACGCCCCGACTACGCCGCGATCCGGGCGATGGCGGCGCGGGCCGTCCGGGAGCCGGCCGCCGGTACGGGCGGCTCCCCCGGTGGCGCGGCGGGCACCGCGCGGCCGCTGCCCGTCCTCGCCGACGGCTGCGGCTGA